A window from Triticum aestivum cultivar Chinese Spring chromosome 6D, IWGSC CS RefSeq v2.1, whole genome shotgun sequence encodes these proteins:
- the LOC123142069 gene encoding BTB/POZ and MATH domain-containing protein 1-like produces MSPSGSASAIVADKTEGYHFLTIHDYSRTKGVPIGEGIGSQPFTVGGHRWCIYYYPNGDRTEVADYVSFSLELEEDGATAVKAHFRFCFTGEGEEEEAKHAALLALASVDEYTSGNGWVCTKFINRKVLENSKHLKNNSFMVRCDIVVIHRYGSAYNPVAYVSVPPCDSSQDFGELLETEKGADVVFEVGGKTVAAHRCILAARSPVFAAELFGPMKEGNAATAGVVHLEDMEMEVFKALLRYAYTSSLSLQGMANDHVTCQKILVAADRYGMGRLKLLCEEWICECIDVDTAATILALAERHHCEGPKKACFDFLADPAKLRAFMATGGFQYLWESCPSLMMELMDMCLPY; encoded by the coding sequence ATGTCGCCGTCGGGGTCCGCATCCGCCATCGTCGCCGACAAAACGGAAGGGTACCACTTTCTCACGATCCACGACTACTCCCGAACCAAGGGCGTCCCCATCGGCGAGGGGATCGGCTCCCAGCCCTTCACAGTCGGCGGCCACCGTTGGTGCATCTACTATTACCCCAACGGTGATCGCACGGAGGTTGCGGACTACGTGTCCTTCTCCCTGGAACTAGAAGAAGATGGCGCGACGGCGGTGAAGGCCCATTTCAGATTCTGTTTCACgggcgagggggaggaggaggaggcgaagcaCGCGGCTTTGCTGGCGTTGGCATCGGTGGACGAATACACCTCCGGGAACGGCTGGGTGTGTACGAAGTTCATCAACAGGAAGGTCCTGGAGAACTCCAAGCATCTAAAGAACAACTCGTTCATGGTCCGGTGCGACATCGTTGTCATACACAGGTACGGTTCTGCGTACAACCCGGTGGCCTACGTCTCCGTGCCCCCATGCGATTCGTCCCAGGACTTTGGCGAGCTCCTGGAGACTGAGAAGGGCGCCGATGTGGTGTTCGAGGTTGGCGGCAAGACCGTGGCCGCACACCGGTGCATCCTTGCGGCCCGCTCGCCGGTCTTTGCAGCCGAGCTCTTCGGACCAATGAAGGAGGGCAATGCTGCCACTGCTGGCGTAGTGCACTTGGAAGACATGGAGATGGAGGTGTTCAAGGCGCTGCTCCGTTACGCGTACACGAGCTCACTGTCACTGCAGGGGATGGCGAATGACCACGTCACGTGCCAGAAAATTCTCGTCGCGGCAGACAGGTATGGCATGGGGCGGCTGAAGCTACTCTGCGAGGAGTGGATCTGCGAGTGCATTGACGTGGACACGGCAGCGACCATCCTGGCGCTAGCCGAGCGGCACCATTGTGAGGGGCCGAAGAAGGCGTGCTTCGATTTTCTTGCGGATCCGGCGAAGCTGAGGGCATTCATGGCCACCGGCGGTTTCCAGTATCTGTGGGAAAGCTGCCCTTCTCTCATGATGGAGCTCATGGACATGTGCTTGCCGTATTAG